The DNA window TCACCGTGCCGTCGATGGGGTCGAGCACCCAGGTGACCGCCCCGCCGTGCGCGGCGGTCACCTCGGCGGGGCCACCGCCCTCCTCCCCGAGGATGGGATCACCCGGCCGTAGCCGCGCCAACCGGTCTCGCAGCAGCCGTTCGGTTTCGGTGTCCACGACGGTGACGGGATCGGTCGGAGTGCTCTTGGAGCGCACCGCCCCATCGCCTGGGGCGCCCGGGGCGCCCGCATGCGGGCCGAACACCTCGGCGCGGCGGCGCCGCACGAATTCGGCCGCCTCGGTGGCCAGCGCCTCGGCCACCGAACGCAGCAGGGCAAGGTCGTCGTCGGTTCCGGTCACCGCTCCATCGCATCACAATCGCCGCGGCCACGCAGAAACGGCGGCCCGCGTAGTCGCCAAGCTAAGGTGAGCCGGACAACCTCTCTCCCCCGTCCTCTCTCCCCCCGCCGAGGAGACGCGATGACCAGCACCGAACCGACCACCGACACGCCTGGCCCCGAGACGGTCGCCGGTCTGGGCCAGCGTCGTGGATTCGGCATCGACGTCGGCGGCAGCGGCATCAAAGGTGGCATCGTCGACATGGACACCGGTCTGTTGATCGGCGACCGGATCAAGGTGCCGACCCCGCAACCGGCAACGCCGCCGGCAGTCGCCAAGGCCATCGCCGAGGTGGTCAACGGATTCGGGTGGACGGGTCCGCTCGGGGTCACCTATCCGGGTGTGGTCGCCCACGGCGTCGTCCAGACGGCGGCCAACGTCGACAAGTCGTGGATCGGCACCCACGCCCGCGACGTTATCAGCGCCGAACTGAACGGCCAGGACGTGACCATCCTCAACGACGCCGACGCAGCCGGACTCGCCGAGGAGCACTACGGAGCGGGCAAAGGCAGGGCCGGGCTGGTGGTGCTGCTGACGTTCGGCACCGGGATCGGCTCCGCGCTCATCCACAACGGCGCGTTGATTCCCAACACCGAGTTCGGTCACCTCGAGGTCGGCGGCAAAGAGGCCGAGCAGCGGGCGGCGTCATCGGTGAAGGAGAAGCACGCCTGGAGCTACGAGAAGTGGGCGAAGCAGGTCACCCGTGTCCTGGTGGCCATCGAGAACGCCATCTGGCCGGACTTGTTCATCACGGGTGGCGGCATCAGCCGCAAGGCCGACAAGTGGATTCCGCTGCTCGAGAACCGGACCCCGGTGGTGGCCGCGGCGCTGCAGAACACCGCCGGCATCGTGGGTGCGGCCATGGCCGCCACCGTCGACGTGGCGCACTGAATTTTGCCCGGTCGGACGGTGCGAGCGCCCGGTATCGTTACAATGGTTCACGGCGGCAGCCCAAAGTCATTAGCGTGCGTATCGCCACGCTGATATCCAACGCCGACATTCGACATAGCAGACACTTTCGGTTCAGTATGCCCAAAGCGCCGGGAGTGAATCCGAACGAAGGGGTGTAAGTGGCAGCGACCAAACCCAGCACCGATGAACCGGTGAAGCGCAACGCCACGAAGTCACCAGCGTCCCCCGCAAAGCGACCGGCGGCAAAGTCCGCCAACGGCACCGCGCCCGCGAAGCGGGCAGCCAAGGCCGTGCCCCGCAGCGCCAAGTCCGCGGCGGGGCACGAGACCGACGCGGCGGCTGGCGACGAGAAGAAAACCCGCACCACCGCAAAGGGCGCCGCCGCGAAGGCGCCGGCGCGCGGCACCAAAGCGGCCGCACGGGAATCCGCGGCCGACCCCGATGCCCTCGACACCGGCGAGGAGCTGGACACCGAGCCGGACCTCGACGGCGAGCCGGGCGACGAGATCGACATCGCCGACCTCGGTCTCGACGACCTCGACGACGACGCGGCGCCGGAAGCCGACCTCGACGCGGGCGACTCCGAGGACGGCGAGGATGACGTCGCCGCCGCCCCCGCCGCGGCCACTGCGGCTCCCGCCGAAGACGACGAGGAGATCGCCGAGCCCACCGAGAAGGACAAAGCGTCCGGCGATTTCGTGTGGGACGAAGACGAATCCGAGGCGCTGCGCCAGGCCCGTAAGGACGCCGAACTCACCGCCTCCGCCGACTCGGTCCGCGCCTACCTCAAGCAAATCGGCAAGGTGGCGCTGCTCAACGCCGAGGAGGAGGTGGAGCTGGCGAAGCGAATCGAGGCCGGCCTGTACGCCACGCAGCTGATGACCGAGATGGCCGACCGCGGCGACAAACTGCCCGCGGCCCAGCGCCGCGACATGATGTGGATCTGCCGCGACGGCGACCGCGCGAAGAACCACCTGCTGGAAGCCAACCTGCGGCTGGTCGTCTCACTGGCCAAGCGCTACACCGGCCGCGGCATGGCGTTCCTCGACCTCATCCAGGAGGGCAACCTGGGCCTGATCCGTGCGGTCGAGAAGTTCGATTACACCAAGGGCTACAAGTTCTCCACCTATGCGACGTGGTGGATCCGTCAGGCCATCACCCGTGCCATGGCCGACCAGGCCCGCACCATCCGCATCCCGGTGCACATGGTCGAGGTGATCAACAAGCTGGGCCGCATCCAGCGCGAGCTGCTGCAGGACCTGGGCCGCGAGCCAACGCCCGAAGAGCTCGCCAAAGAAATGGACATCACCCCCGAAAAGGTGCTCGAGATCCAGCAGTACGCCCGCGAGCCGATCTCGCTGGACCAGACCATCGGCGACGAGGGCGACAGCCAGCTGGGCGACTTCATCGAGGACAGCGAGGCCGTGGTGGCCGTCGACGCGGTGTCGTTCACGTTGCTGCAGGATCAGCTGCAGTCCGTGCTGGAGACGCTGTCGGAACGCGAGGCCGGCGTGGTACGCCTGCGCTTCGGTCTCACCGACGGCCAGCCCCGCACCCTCGACGAGATCGGCCAGGTTTACGGGGTCACCCGCGAGCGCATCCGCCAGATCGAGTCCAAGACGATGTCGAAGCTGCGCCACCCCAGCCGCTCCCAGGTGTTGCGCGACTATCTCGACTAGAGAACCGGGCGCGCAGCTACACGGACTCCGGCGCCTCGGCGACCGGCGGGAACGAACCGTCGGGCCCCGGCCGGTAAGCCGTGACCCAGATAACAGCGCTCACCGGCAACGGACCGTACAAATGCGGGAACACCATGGACGTCGGATCCGTTGCCACACCGGGCTCCCAACGAACAGGCGAATCCAGCAGCCCAGGATTGATGTGCAGCATCACCAGGTCCGCACGGCCGCGGTAGAGGCGGTTTGCCGGCAGATGCACCTGCTGCGGCGTCGACAGGTGGATGAACCCGGACCCGACGTCAGAGCCGGACGGTTCCGGCCGGATCGCGCCCTCCTCGCGAGCCCGCGACCACTCGTCGGCACCGCACAAGTGCACCAGTACGTCAGGAGCGAAGGTCACGGAAGGACACCTTAAAGAGCCTTCCTGGAAGGCGTGAGGAGCGCGTGAGAAACGACACACCCGATAACGATCGGGGAACAACGCGAAAACCCCATACGTCTGAGACAGTGAGTAAACGCCAGAACGGAGAAGCCATGAACGCAACTCTGACCAGTCCCTTGACCAGAGCTGACCGCTGCGACCGCTGCGGCGCTGCGGCCCGCGTTCGGGCCACGCTGCCCTCCGGCGCCGAGCTTCTCTTCTGCCAGCACCACGCCAACGAGCACGAAGCCAAGCTGGTCGAGCTGGCCGCCGTGCTGGAGTTCAGCGAGAGCTAGCCAACACCAACTCACCCGTGGCCAATGTGGGCCGCGGGCGCAGTTTTCGGTAATGCTGGACTCGTATGAGCGATCAGGTCGCGAAACCGTCCCGCCACCCCGTCTGGCGAATCTGTCTTCGAACTCTTGCGAAGAGTTGGGACGATTCGATCTTTTCCGAGTCCGCGCAGGCCGGCTTCTGGTCGGCGCTGTCCCTGCCCCCGCTACTGCTGGGCATGCTGGGCAGCCTGGCCTACGTGGCGCCGCTGTTCGGGCCGGACATGCTGCCCAGCATCGAACGCCAGGTGATCACGACGGCCCACACGGTGTTCTCCCGCAGCGTCGTCAACGAGATCATCGAACCCACCATGCGCGACATCACCAACGGCGCGCGGGGCGAGGTGGTGTCGCTGGGCTTCGTGATCTCGCTGTGGGCGGGCTCCTCGGCGATCTCGGCGTTCGTCGACTCCGTGGTCGAAGCGCACGGCCAGACACCGTTGCGCCACCCGGTGCGGCAGCGGCTCTTCGCCTTGTTCCTGTACGTGGTGATGCTCGTGGTCGTCGTGTCGACGGCACCGTTGCTGGTGGTGGGCCCGCGCAAGATCGGAGAACACATCCCGGTCACCCTGGCCAACGCGCTGCGCTACGGCTACTACCCGGCGCTGGCGCTCGGGCTGATGGTCGGGATCATGATCCTGTACCGGGTGGCGCTGCCGGTGCCGCTGCCGTCGCACCGGCTGATCCTGGGGGCGGTGCTGGCGACGGCGGTGTTCGTCGTCGCCACGCTGGGTCTGCGGATCTACCTGAGCTGGATCACCCGTACCGGCTACACCTACGGCGCGCTGTCTACACCCATCGCGTTTCTGCTGTTCGCCTTTTTCGGCGGTTTCGCGATCATGCTGGGCGCCGAACTCAACGCCGCCGTCCAGGAGGAGTTCCCCGCTCCCAAGACGCATGCCCACCGGTTGCGCCACTGGTTGGTCTCGCGCGTGCGCGCGCTGACGGAAACCGGGGATTCGCCGGCGCAGAAGCGCGACGTCGCGACGGCCGAGCCGCCGGTCTGATCAGCCCTTCTTGAGCGTCTCGTAGATCTTCTTGCAGTCCGGGCAGACCGGCGAACCCGGCTTGGCCGCGCGCGTGACCGGAAAGACCTCACCGCACAACGCGACGACGTGGCTGCCCATCACCGCGCTCTCGGCGATCTTGTCCTTCTTGACGTAGTGGAAGTACCGAGGGGTATCGCTGCCGGTCCCGTCGTCGACGCGTTCGTCGGTCTCGGTGCGTTCGATCGTCTGCGTCTCCATACCCGACATTGTGCACCGCTGCGCAAGGTCCGAAACCGGCCGAGCCGGAATCGGCGACATGTGGAACAGTGGAGGGATGAAGCGCGGCTCCGATCCGGGACCCGATGAAAGGTTCGACGACGAGGGCCGTCCCGTACTCATCACCGCCGCCGCGCCCTCCTACGACGAACAGCACCGCGCGCGGGTGCGTAAGTACCTGACGCTGATGGCTTTCCGGATACCGGCGCTCATCCTGGCCGCCGTCGCCTACGGCGCCTGGCACAACGGGCTGATCTCCCTAGCGATCGTGGCCGCGTCGCTGCCGCTGCCGTGGATGGCCGTGCTGATCGCCAACGACCGCCCGCCGCGGCGCCGCAACGAGCCCCGGCGGTTCGACCCCGCCCCGCCCCGTACTCCCCTGTTCCCGACGGCGGAGCGTCCGGCTCTCGAGCCCCGCCGCGACCCCCAGCCACACCCCGGTTCGCGCGGCGGACACCACCACGGTTAGCGTGCTGGCCGCGACCCCCGCACTTCTCAGGACTTTCTCAGCTCGCCAGTACATTTCTGCACGTCATAGCGTGTGAGATCACAGACCGCCGGGAACTCTCAGGCCGTACCTGTCGTTAACCCATACGACAGCACAAGCCGATCAGGAGGTCGCTATGGCGAACGCCACCCCCAGCAGGATCGAAGGCGATCTGGATGCTCAAAGCCCCGCAGCGGACTTGGTGCGCGTGTATCTGAACGGCATCGGCAAGACGGCGCTGCTCAACGCGGCGGACGAAGTCGAACTGGCCAAGCGCATCGAGGCCGGCCTCTATGCCGAGCATCTGCTGGCAACCCGTAAGCGCCTCGGCGAGAACCGCAAGCGCGACCTGGCGGCCGTCGTGCGCGATGGCGAGGCAGCGCGGCGCCACCTGCTGGAAGCGAACCTGCGTCTGGTGGTGTCGCTGGCCAAACGCTATACCGGCCGGGGCATGCCGCTGCTCGACCTGATCCAGGAGGGCAACCTGGGCCTGATCCGCGCGATGGAGAAGTTCGACTACACAAAGGGATTCAAGTTCTCGACGTATGCGACGTGGTGGATCCGCCAGGCCATCACCCGCGGCATGGCCGACCAGAGTCGCACCATCCGGCTGCCCGTGCACCTGGTCGAGCAGGTCAACAAGCTGGCGCGGATCAAGCGCGAGATGCACCAGAACCTGGGACGCGAAGCCAGCGACGAGGAGCTCGCCGCCGAATCGGGCATCCCGATCGAGAAGATCAACGACCTGCTCGAACACAGCCGCGACCCGGTGAGCCTGGACATGCCGGTAGGCTCCGAAGAAGAGGCACCGCTGGGCGACTTCATCGAGGACGCCGAAGCGATGTCCGCCGAGAACGCGGTGATCGCCGAACTGCTGCACACCGACATCCGCAGCGTCCTGGCCACTCTCGACGAGCGCGAGCATCAGGTCATCCGGCTGCGCTTCGGCCTGGACGACGGGCAGCCGCGCACGTTGGACCAGATCGGCAAGCTGTTCGGCCTGTCCCGCGAGCGGGTCCGCCAGATCGAGCGCGACGTGATGTCCAAGCTGCGCAACGGCGAGCGTGCCGACCGCCTCCGGTCGTACGCGAGCTGACGCCGCCGGCACGGACGCCGGCCACAGCCAGATAGCAGGGAAGTATGCCCGCCGCCTCCGCGGCGGGCATACTTCGCGCCGTGGAAGCGTTGCATCCATTCGCGCAGCTGGCCCAGTAGACTCGGCGTCATTGGAGGGTGCTGAATGAACGACCTGGTTGATACCACCGAGATGTACCTGCGGACCATCTATGACCTCGAAGAAGAGGGCGTCACGCCGCTGCGCGCCAGGATCGCCGAACGCCTCGATCAGAGCGGACCGACCGTCAGCCAGACGGTATCCCGAATGGAACGAGACGGCCTACTCCAAGTCGCCGGCGACCGGCACCTCGAGCTCACCGACAAGGGCCGCGCCCTGGCCGTTTCCGTGATGCGCAAGCACCGCCTGGCCGAGCGACTGCTCGTCGACGTCATCGGGTTGCCCTGGGAGGAAGTGCACGCCGAGGCGTGCCGGTGGGAGCACGTCATGAGCGAGGACGTCGAACGCCGGCTGGTGAAGGTGCTCAACCACCCGACCACCTCCCCGTTCGGTAACCCGATCCCGGGTCTTTTGGACCTGGGCGTTGGCCCGGACTCCGGCGCCGAGGAGGCCAACCTGGTCCGGTTGACCGAACTGCCCGGCGGATCGCCGGTGGCTGTCGTCGTGCGGCAGCTCACCGAGCATGTGCAAGGCGACATCGACCTGATCAGCCGGCTGAAGGACGCCGGCGTCGTGCCCAACGCCCGGGTGACCGTCGAGACCGGGCCGGCGGGGGTGACCATCCTGATACCCGGTCACGAGAACGTCACCCTGCCGCACGAGATGGCGCACGCGGTCAAGGTCGAGAAGGTCTGACCGGCCTACCCGGCACGCCGGCCGAACGCCTGCCGCGGCGGTAGCCGAACACCGAGGCGCTTGGCCAGGCGGTAGCCCGTGAGGGCGAGTTCCCGGATGTTCTCGGGCCGCACCCCGGACTGCAGCGCCGTGTCCAGCATCCCCGCCATCCGGTGCTCGGGATCGCAACACAACGCCGCCTCCAGCGACACCCCCGCGAGCGGCCCGTCACCGCGGGCATAGGCGCTGAACGCCAGCAACACGAGCGCTTCCACGCGCCAGGGCTGTGGCAACGTCCGGGCCAGCTGCGCCCACAGCGACTCCGCCTCCCCGGCCCTCTCGCCGACCGCCAGCGCGTACAGCGCGTCGCGGACCTGCACGTCGCTCAGCGCGCAGCCCAGCCGGGCCAGCTCGGCCTCGGGCAGCGGAAGGCCCTCGGCGACCCGGGCGGCGGCGGCCAGCGCGCGTTCCACGTCGCGGCGGCTGCAGCCGGTCGGATCGCCCCGGTGTGCCACGTCCCGGGCGGCGGCCTCCCGGCTGAGCAGTTCGGTCAACTCGCCGGTGCGTCGCGGGTTTTCGATGGCGATTACCGCCTGCAGGTCGGCACGCCGCGGGTAGAGCCGCCGTCCGTCCAGCACGGCCGCCGCGGCCAGCGGTGACGCCGAGGGATCGTCGACCACACCGACCGCGCCGCAGCCGTCGACGCAATGCCAGCGTCCACCCGCGGCCACCCGATCCACGACGTGGGCGGCCCACAGTTCGATGTTGTGCTCGGACAACGCATCTGTGAGCGCCGCGCACAGCTGCCGGTACTCATCATTGCAGCCGGGGCAACGGGCGCCGGCCTCGTCGACGACGACCGCAACCGCGGCCTCGGGTTCGGCCGAGGCCGCAACCTCGGCCAGGTGGGCGATCCGGTCGATGAGCTTCTCGGAGAGGTCGACCCGCAGCACCGACCCCAGCTCGCCGCCGTCGAGTGCCACCAGCACCAGTGAATTCTCCGGGACGAAGCCGAGAACGGCCGGTAGTGCCGCGATCAATGCCCCGGGGCGATTCAGTTCGAAGTCCGCGTGATCCGTCGTCATGAGTCCCAACGCTGACGGGCGGCACCGTCAGCCGGTGCTCACCGGAACCGGCGCAGCGTTCCTGCTGTGCATGAACCCAGCACTGTGAGTGGCGCTGTTCTAGCTTCGCTTGGTCAGGGCGAAGTTCACGGGCAGGCCAACTTTTCGTTGTGGGGTTAAGTGCGCGGGCGTGACGCCTGCAGTGGCTCCTTCGGATCGCCAAAGCTCCGACCCGCCACTTTGCGTGGCTTACAGCCGGTTTCATCGGACCGGCACCTTGGGTGGAGAGAGTCGGGAACGTGATCTTCTAAGTGGGAGCGACCGGCTCGTATGCCCAGAAAGGTCATGCCGACAAGGCGGTATGAGGTCGCTCGCTACTGTCTAGCCCATGGCGTCGACGCGCGAATACGACATGGTGGTCATCGGGTCGGGGCCGGGCGGGCAGAAGGCCGCAATCGCCTCGGCCAAGCTGGGCAAGTCGGTCGCGGTGGTGGAGCGGGGCCGCATGCTCGGCGGGGTATGCGTCCATACCGGCACGATCCCGTCGAAGACGTTGCGCGAGGCCGTGCTCTACTTCACCGGCATGAACCAGCGCGAGCTCTACGGGGCGAGCTACCGCGTGAAGGACCGCATCACCCCCGCCGACCTGCTGGCCCGGACCCAGCACGTGGTCGGCAAGGAAACCGACGTGGTGCGAAACCAGCTGATGCGCAACCGCATCGACCTGCTCACGGGTCATGGCCGGTTCGTCGATCCGCACACCATCCGCGTCGAAGACCACGCTCGCGGCGAAAGCACCATCATCACCGGCGATTACGTCGTCATCGCCACCGGCACCCGGCCGGCCCGGCCCTCCGGGGTCGAGTTCGACGAAGAGAAGGTGCTCGACTCCGACGGGATCCTCGACCTCAAGTCGCTGCCGGCCTCGATGGTCGTGGTCGGCGCCGGGGTGATCGGCATCGAGTACGCCTCGATGTTCGCCGCCCTGGGCACCAAGGTCACCGTCGTGGAGAAGCGGGACGACATGCTCGACTTCTGCGACCCCGAGGTCGTCGAGGCGCTGAAGTTCCACCTGCGCGACCTGGCGGTGACCTTCCGGTTCGGCGAGGAGGTGACCGCGGTCGACGTCGGCTCGACGGGAACGATGACCACGCTGGCCAGCGGCAAGCAGATCCCGGCCGAGACCGTCATGTACTCCGCCGGCCGTCAGGGCCAGACCGACCACCTGGACCTGCACAACGCCGAGCTCGAGGCCGACAACCGCGGGCGGATCTTCGTCGACGAGACGTTCCAGACCAAGGTCCCGCACATCTACGCCGTCGGCGACGTCATCGGCTTCCCCGCCCTGGCGTCAACGTCGATGGAGCAGGGACGGCTGGCCGCCTATTACGCATTCGGGGAACCGGTGGAGGGCATCACCGCACTACAGCCGATCGGCATCTATTCGATCCCCGAGATCTCCTACGTGGGCGCCACCGAGGTGGAACTGACCAAGAACGCGGTCCCCTACGAGGTCGGGGTCGCCCGCTACCGCGAGCTGGCGCGCGGGCAGATCGCCGGTGACTCCTACGGCATGCTCAAACTCCTGGTTGCCACCGAGGACCTCAAGCTGCTCGGCGTGCACATCTTCGGCACCAGCGCCACCGAGATGGTGCACATCGGGCAGGCCGTGATGGGCTGCGGCGGCACCGTGGAGTATCTGGTGGACACGGTGTTCAACTACCCGACGTTCTCCGAGGCCTACAAGGTCGCCGCGCTCGACGTGATGAACAAGGTGCGGGCGCTAAACCAGTTCCGCCGCTGATCCGCCCGTCCCGCTAGCAGGAGTCGTCCAGGCCGTTCGGGACGGTGTCGCCGGGGCCACCCGCTTCGGCCCGGGCCAGCAGCTGGGCGACATGCTGATCGAACGGCGCGGAATACGAAACATTCTCGGCGCACCCGCCCCGTTCGAAACCGCCCGTGAGACCGGTGATCGTCGTGCCGCTCACCCACGGTCCGCCGCTGGTGCCGTCGACCAGGCCTTCGCACACCACCGAGGGGTAACCGTTCTCATTGATCTCGGCGCTGGCCTGACAGGCCACGGGGGAACCGCCGACCCCCGAGGGATACCCCAGCACCGTGACGTGACTGCCGGGAGACGGTGCCTGGCCCAGGGTCAGCGCCAAGCCGACGTGCGACTCCACCGACTCAGCGGCCGGACCGCTGACCCGGATGACCGCGTAGTCGGCGCGCGGGTCCTTGGCGGCGGTCCAGCGCGGGTCGAGATAGACGGCATCGGCCGTCCACAGGTCGGTGGGCGCGGCATCCCCGGCGAAACCGGGAGCGAAGCTGATCTGCGAGCCGCCGGCCAGGCAGTGCGCCGCGGTCATCACCAGGTTCCCGCTCGCCGAATGCACCACCGACCCCGTGCACACGTGCAGCGTGCCCCCGTCGAGGAAGATCGGCCCGACCCGCATGTCCGGGTCGACGGGCGCGGCGAGCGCCGCGTTTTGGGGCTTGCTGAGCCGTTCCACGGGCTTGCTGGCCGCCTGTGTCGGCACCCTGGGGGCCGCGGCGTGGTCGGCGGGCCGGCCGCAGGCCGTCAACAGCGTCGCCAGGCCGACCACCGGACAAAGCATTCTCAGCGCGCTTCGCATTGGCTCCCATCATGCCCGACCGGCGCCGCGCGAGCATTTCCCACCGGGAGTTGGTGCGCCCCGCGGTTTGCCGGCCAGGTCCGCTCGGTCGCGCGCAACGCCTCGGGAATTTCGCCGACGCGTTTTGGCGTTTCGAACATACGGGCGCACATGGGTTCCCTGTTCAATTGTTGGGTTCCCCCGATTTGGGGGAGACTACAGGGGGCACCCCTCAAGCAGCTCCCGGAAGGAGGCAACATCGATGGCTCACCGCCACGACCCGGACGACGAGTACTACCAACCCGAACAGGCGGGCATGTACGAGCTCGAGTTCCCGGCGCCGCAGTTGCTGACGTCCGACGGCCAGGGACCGGTGCTGGTGCACGCGCTGGAGGGCTTCTCCGACGCCGGTCATGCGATACGGCTGGCGTCCAACCACCTCAGGGCGGCCCTCGACACCGAGCTGGTCGCCTCGTTCGCGATCGACGAACTGCTGGATTACCGCTCGCGGCGCCCGCTGATGACGTTCAAGACGGATCACTTCACCAGCTACGACGATCCGGAGCTGAGCCTGTACGCGTTGCGCGACAGCGTCGGGACGCCGTTCCTGTTGCTGGCCGGCATGGAGCCGGACCTGAAATGGGAGCGTTTCATCACCGCGGTGCGCCTGCTCGCCGAACGGTTGGGTGTGCGGCGGACCATCGGACTGGGCACCGTCCCCATGGCGGTCCCGCACACCCGCCCGATCACGCTGACCGCGCATTCCAACAACGGAGAGCTGATCGCCGACTTCCAGCCGTGGATCGCCGAGATCCAGGTCCCGGGCAGCGCGTCCAATCTG is part of the Mycobacterium sp. HUMS_12744610 genome and encodes:
- the ppgK gene encoding polyphosphate--glucose phosphotransferase — translated: MTSTEPTTDTPGPETVAGLGQRRGFGIDVGGSGIKGGIVDMDTGLLIGDRIKVPTPQPATPPAVAKAIAEVVNGFGWTGPLGVTYPGVVAHGVVQTAANVDKSWIGTHARDVISAELNGQDVTILNDADAAGLAEEHYGAGKGRAGLVVLLTFGTGIGSALIHNGALIPNTEFGHLEVGGKEAEQRAASSVKEKHAWSYEKWAKQVTRVLVAIENAIWPDLFITGGGISRKADKWIPLLENRTPVVAAALQNTAGIVGAAMAATVDVAH
- a CDS encoding RNA polymerase sigma factor, with the translated sequence MAATKPSTDEPVKRNATKSPASPAKRPAAKSANGTAPAKRAAKAVPRSAKSAAGHETDAAAGDEKKTRTTAKGAAAKAPARGTKAAARESAADPDALDTGEELDTEPDLDGEPGDEIDIADLGLDDLDDDAAPEADLDAGDSEDGEDDVAAAPAAATAAPAEDDEEIAEPTEKDKASGDFVWDEDESEALRQARKDAELTASADSVRAYLKQIGKVALLNAEEEVELAKRIEAGLYATQLMTEMADRGDKLPAAQRRDMMWICRDGDRAKNHLLEANLRLVVSLAKRYTGRGMAFLDLIQEGNLGLIRAVEKFDYTKGYKFSTYATWWIRQAITRAMADQARTIRIPVHMVEVINKLGRIQRELLQDLGREPTPEELAKEMDITPEKVLEIQQYAREPISLDQTIGDEGDSQLGDFIEDSEAVVAVDAVSFTLLQDQLQSVLETLSEREAGVVRLRFGLTDGQPRTLDEIGQVYGVTRERIRQIESKTMSKLRHPSRSQVLRDYLD
- a CDS encoding DUF952 domain-containing protein; protein product: MTFAPDVLVHLCGADEWSRAREEGAIRPEPSGSDVGSGFIHLSTPQQVHLPANRLYRGRADLVMLHINPGLLDSPVRWEPGVATDPTSMVFPHLYGPLPVSAVIWVTAYRPGPDGSFPPVAEAPESV
- a CDS encoding DUF7455 domain-containing protein, which encodes MNATLTSPLTRADRCDRCGAAARVRATLPSGAELLFCQHHANEHEAKLVELAAVLEFSES
- a CDS encoding YihY/virulence factor BrkB family protein, whose protein sequence is MSDQVAKPSRHPVWRICLRTLAKSWDDSIFSESAQAGFWSALSLPPLLLGMLGSLAYVAPLFGPDMLPSIERQVITTAHTVFSRSVVNEIIEPTMRDITNGARGEVVSLGFVISLWAGSSAISAFVDSVVEAHGQTPLRHPVRQRLFALFLYVVMLVVVVSTAPLLVVGPRKIGEHIPVTLANALRYGYYPALALGLMVGIMILYRVALPVPLPSHRLILGAVLATAVFVVATLGLRIYLSWITRTGYTYGALSTPIAFLLFAFFGGFAIMLGAELNAAVQEEFPAPKTHAHRLRHWLVSRVRALTETGDSPAQKRDVATAEPPV
- a CDS encoding DUF3039 domain-containing protein translates to METQTIERTETDERVDDGTGSDTPRYFHYVKKDKIAESAVMGSHVVALCGEVFPVTRAAKPGSPVCPDCKKIYETLKKG
- a CDS encoding DUF3099 domain-containing protein; translated protein: MWNSGGMKRGSDPGPDERFDDEGRPVLITAAAPSYDEQHRARVRKYLTLMAFRIPALILAAVAYGAWHNGLISLAIVAASLPLPWMAVLIANDRPPRRRNEPRRFDPAPPRTPLFPTAERPALEPRRDPQPHPGSRGGHHHG
- the sigB gene encoding sigma-70 family RNA polymerase sigma factor SigB — its product is MSLTHTTAQADQEVAMANATPSRIEGDLDAQSPAADLVRVYLNGIGKTALLNAADEVELAKRIEAGLYAEHLLATRKRLGENRKRDLAAVVRDGEAARRHLLEANLRLVVSLAKRYTGRGMPLLDLIQEGNLGLIRAMEKFDYTKGFKFSTYATWWIRQAITRGMADQSRTIRLPVHLVEQVNKLARIKREMHQNLGREASDEELAAESGIPIEKINDLLEHSRDPVSLDMPVGSEEEAPLGDFIEDAEAMSAENAVIAELLHTDIRSVLATLDEREHQVIRLRFGLDDGQPRTLDQIGKLFGLSRERVRQIERDVMSKLRNGERADRLRSYAS
- a CDS encoding metal-dependent transcriptional regulator, whose product is MNDLVDTTEMYLRTIYDLEEEGVTPLRARIAERLDQSGPTVSQTVSRMERDGLLQVAGDRHLELTDKGRALAVSVMRKHRLAERLLVDVIGLPWEEVHAEACRWEHVMSEDVERRLVKVLNHPTTSPFGNPIPGLLDLGVGPDSGAEEANLVRLTELPGGSPVAVVVRQLTEHVQGDIDLISRLKDAGVVPNARVTVETGPAGVTILIPGHENVTLPHEMAHAVKVEKV
- a CDS encoding DUF4192 domain-containing protein → MTTDHADFELNRPGALIAALPAVLGFVPENSLVLVALDGGELGSVLRVDLSEKLIDRIAHLAEVAASAEPEAAVAVVVDEAGARCPGCNDEYRQLCAALTDALSEHNIELWAAHVVDRVAAGGRWHCVDGCGAVGVVDDPSASPLAAAAVLDGRRLYPRRADLQAVIAIENPRRTGELTELLSREAAARDVAHRGDPTGCSRRDVERALAAAARVAEGLPLPEAELARLGCALSDVQVRDALYALAVGERAGEAESLWAQLARTLPQPWRVEALVLLAFSAYARGDGPLAGVSLEAALCCDPEHRMAGMLDTALQSGVRPENIRELALTGYRLAKRLGVRLPPRQAFGRRAG
- the sthA gene encoding Si-specific NAD(P)(+) transhydrogenase; this translates as MASTREYDMVVIGSGPGGQKAAIASAKLGKSVAVVERGRMLGGVCVHTGTIPSKTLREAVLYFTGMNQRELYGASYRVKDRITPADLLARTQHVVGKETDVVRNQLMRNRIDLLTGHGRFVDPHTIRVEDHARGESTIITGDYVVIATGTRPARPSGVEFDEEKVLDSDGILDLKSLPASMVVVGAGVIGIEYASMFAALGTKVTVVEKRDDMLDFCDPEVVEALKFHLRDLAVTFRFGEEVTAVDVGSTGTMTTLASGKQIPAETVMYSAGRQGQTDHLDLHNAELEADNRGRIFVDETFQTKVPHIYAVGDVIGFPALASTSMEQGRLAAYYAFGEPVEGITALQPIGIYSIPEISYVGATEVELTKNAVPYEVGVARYRELARGQIAGDSYGMLKLLVATEDLKLLGVHIFGTSATEMVHIGQAVMGCGGTVEYLVDTVFNYPTFSEAYKVAALDVMNKVRALNQFRR
- a CDS encoding trypsin-like serine peptidase, translating into MRSALRMLCPVVGLATLLTACGRPADHAAAPRVPTQAASKPVERLSKPQNAALAAPVDPDMRVGPIFLDGGTLHVCTGSVVHSASGNLVMTAAHCLAGGSQISFAPGFAGDAAPTDLWTADAVYLDPRWTAAKDPRADYAVIRVSGPAAESVESHVGLALTLGQAPSPGSHVTVLGYPSGVGGSPVACQASAEINENGYPSVVCEGLVDGTSGGPWVSGTTITGLTGGFERGGCAENVSYSAPFDQHVAQLLARAEAGGPGDTVPNGLDDSC